Part of the Streptomyces sp. f51 genome is shown below.
AAGGCCGGCCTGACCATCGACGACATCGACCTCGTCGAGATCAACGAGGCCTTCGCGGCCGTCGTCCTGCGCTTCGTGAAGGACATGGGCCTGTCGCTGGACAAGGTCAACGTCAACGGCGGCGCCATCGCGCTCGGCCACCCCCTCGGCGCCACCGGCGCGATGATCCTCGGCACCCTCGTCGACGAACTGGAGCGCCAGGACAAGCGGTACGGCCTCGCCACCCTGTGCGTGGGCGGCGGCATGGGCATCGCCACCATCGTCGAGCGCGTCTGACCTTCCCAACGGATCCAGGATCTACGGAGCATCCCTGATGAGCACTGAGCCCACCACCATCCGCTGGGAACAGGACGAGACCGGCGTCGTCACCCTCGTCCTCGACGACCCCAACCAGTCCGCCAACACCATGAACGCGGCCTTCCGCGCCTCCCTCGCCGCGGTCACCGACCGCCTGGAGGCCGAGAAGGACTCGATCCGCGGCGTCATCTTCGCCTCCGCCAAGAAGACCTTCTTCGCGGGCGGCGACCTGCGCGACCTCATCCGGGTCACCCCCGAGACCGCCCAGGACCTCTTCGACGGCGGCCTCGCCATCAAGCGCAACCTGCGCCGCATCGAGACCCTGGGCAAGCCGGTCGTCGCCGCGATCAACGGCGCTGCCCTGGGCGGCGGCTTCGAGCTCGCGCTCGCCTGCCACCACCGGGTCGCCCTCGACACCTCCGGCACCAGGATCGGCTGTCCCGAGGTCACCCTCGGTCTGCTCCCCGGAGGCGGCGGGGTCGTCCGCACCGTGCGCCTGCTCGGCATCGCCGACGCCCTGCTGAAGGTCCTCCTCCAGGGCACGCAGTACAACGCGACGCGCGCCCGGGACAACGGCCTCGTCCACGAGGTCGCCGCCACCCCCGAGGAACTGCTCGCCAAGGCCCGCGCGTTCATCGACGCCAACCCCGAGTCGCAGCAGCCCTGGGACAAGCCGGGCTACCGCATCCCCGGCGGCACCCCGTCGAACCCGAAGTTCGCGGCCAACCTGCCCGCCTTCCCGGCCAGCCTGCGCAAGCAGACGGGCGGCGCCCCCTACCCGGCCCCGCGCAACATCCTCGCGGCCGCCGTCGAGGGCTCCCAGGTCGACTTCGAGACCGCCCAGGTCATCGAGGCCCGGTACTTCGTCGAACTGGCCGCGGGCCAGACCTCGAAGAACATGATCCAGGCCTTCTTCTTCGACCTCCAGGCCGTCAACTCCGGCGCCAACCGTCCCCAGGGCATCGAGCCCCGCCCGGTCCGCAGGGCCGCCGTCCTCGGCGCCGGGATGATGGGCGCGGGCATCGCCTACTCGTGCGCCCTCGCGGGCATCGAGGTCGTCCTCAAGGACGTCACCGCCGAAGCGGCGGCCAAGGGCAAGGCGTACTCCGAGAAGCTCTGCGCCAAGGCGGTCTCCCGGGGCCGTACGACGCAGGAGAAGGCCGACGCGCTGCTCGCCCGCATCACGCCCACCGCCGACCCGAACGACCTCGCGGGCTGCGACGCCGTGATCGAGGCGGTCTTCGAGGACACCGCGCTCAAGCACAAGGTGTTCCAGGAGATCCAGAACATCGTCGAGCCCGACGCGCTGCTCTGCTCCAACACCTCCACCCTGCCCATCACCGCGCTCGCCGAGGGCGTGGAGCGGCAGGAGGACTTCATCGGGCTGCACTTCTTCTCCCCGGTCGACAAGATGCCGCTGGTGGAGATCATCAAGGGCGAGCGCACCGGCGACGAGACCCTGGCGCGTGCCTTCGACCTGGTCCGCCAGATCAGGAAGACGCCTATCGTCGTGAACGACTCGCGCGGCTTCTTCACCTCCCGGGTCATCGGCCACTTCATCAACGAGGGTGTGGCGATGGTCGGCGAGGGCGTCGAGCCCGCCTCCGTCGAGCAGGCCGCCGCCCAGGCCGGCTACCCGGCCAAGGTCCTCTCGCTGATGGACGAGCTGACGCTCACCCTGCCGCGGAAGATCCGCAAGGAGTCGAAGCAGGCCGTCGAGGAGGCGGGCGGCACCTGGGAGACGCACCCGGCCGAGGCCGTCATCGACCGCATGGTGGACGAGTTCGGGCGCCCCGGGCGCAGCGGCGGCGCCGGCTTCTACGAGTACGGCGAGGACGGCAAGCGGGGTCTGCTCTGGCCCGGTCTGCGCGAGCACTTCACCAAGGCGGGGCACGAGATCCCGTTCGAGGACATGAAGGAGCGCATGCTCTTCTCCGAGGCGCTGGACACCGTCCGGCTCCTGGAGGAAGGCGTCCTGACGTCCGTGGCCGACGCCAACATCGGCTCCATCCTCGGGATCGGCTTCCCCGGCTGGACCGGCGGCGTCCTTCAGTACGTCAACGGCTACGAGGGCGGGACCGGGACGGGTCCGGCCGCGTTCGTGGCCCGCGCGCGGGAACTCGCGGAGCGCTACGGCGACCGCTTCCTCCCGCCGGCCCTGCTCGTCGAGAAGGCCGAGAACGGCGAACGGTTCACCGACGCGACCTGACCGGACCGTGGGCCCGCGCCCGACCGGACGCGGGCCCACCCCTGTACGGACGCGGGGCGGGCCCACCCGTGGCCGCACCGTCCGCGTCCGCGGTCAGGACTCCTTGAGCCACTCCCGCAGTTCGTCCTTCAGCGACCGCTGGAACGCGGTCAGCAGCGCCTGCACCACCAGCGGCTGCATGTGCGCCGACAGCGACTTCACGGCCGCCACGGACTCCTGCTCGCCCACGGCCTCGCGCAGCAGATCGGACAGTTCGCGGGCCGCCGCGCGCGCGTGCTCCAGCAGGACGGCGCGCGCGGCGAGGATCGCCTCGTCCGCGATCGGTACGTCCAGGAGTTCCAGGCCGAGCTTCAGCAGACCGGGGTCCAGCCGGACGGCGTCACCCGTCACCTCGACGACGCTCATCGCGGCGAGCCGCTCCAGGTCCGCCTCGCGGAGGGGCCGTCCGGCCCGGCGTTCCAGCTCCTCCCGGGTCACGTCCTCCATCGCGTCCGGCGCCCAGGAGGCCACCACGGCACGGTGGATGGCGAGGTCGTGCGCGCTCAGACCGGGCGGCAGCTGCGTCAGCCGGCGCTCGATCGCCGCCAGTGTCATGCCCTGGTGCTGCAACTCCTCGATGAGCGCGAGCCGCGCCAGATGCTCCTGGCTGTAGTGGCCCACCCTGCGGTGCCCGATCACGGGCGGAGGCAGCAGGCCCCTGGCGCTGTAGAAGCGGACCGTGCGGACCGTGACACCCGCCCGTGCGGCCAGCTCGTCGACCGTGAGCGTCGGCTCCCCGGTGTCCGTCGTCATCGCAGGTCCTCGCCTCTCGCGTCGTGCGGCGCACGCCCATGGTGACGGCTGACGGCACGGTGCAACAGTAGTGCTGTCCCACCAGTGTTGTGAAAGCTGCCGTCCAGGAGTGGCGCGGGTCGTGGCTTTGACCTCCGTGACCAGGTTCGACGAGTTGCCTGTCCATAAAGGAACGGCCCTGCGGTCGAATGGGCGATGTGAACGCCCGCCGACCGCAGGGCCGTGGAGACGGAAAGGGGATCGACGCTACTTGGCGAATTTACATTGCCAGGATTCCTCGAGGAGGTGCACGGCATCCTGGCCGTACCGCCCAGGATCCCAGCCGTCGATCATGAAGAGAGCGGAGATGAGATCCGAGTCGGCGCTATCAGGCGCCACGCACGCTGATTTGCTGCCTTTCGCCCTGGCGAGGTTGTGCGCGAGCTCCACGGCTTTGCTCGTATCCACAACAACCAGACGATAGGAAACGTTCAGTTCGATCTCGTTCTTCGCCACACTTCGTGAAGCGGCCGGCGCAGTGCGCGTGTCCGTCAACCCTCTGAACGGATTCTTCGGGTTCTCGTGCGTATCGCCGAGCAGGCTGCCGTAGCGCGCCATCAACTCCCGAATGTTTCCGGCTTCAACCGCCAGTGCCCCGGGGTCGTCGGAGGCGTAGCTGGCCATGAGCGCGTGACGTTGCACCGCCTGCGCGATCTCCTCGGCCAGTGACAGCAGATTCCGTTCATCGCCCGTGTCAGTCATGTGCGGCCCCTCACGGCTTGAAGCCCTTGATTATCCCCTTTATTACATTCTTCGTGGTCCATCGATAGTGCTTCGTGTGCATTATCTCCCCCCATTTGTTGTAGAAGTCGACGTGTACGTGGTCGCCCGCTCCGCAGACTCCTCGATATCGGCAGCGTCCGCCGCTTTTCGCTGCCGCTCGCGCGCGTCGCTCTGCCTCTTCCCTCGTTTTGTAGTTGCCGCCGGAGTTGGTCTTGTTCTTCTTCGTCTTCCGGAAGTAGGCACCTGCGGCAGCCCCTGAGTACGACTTGCACCAGTCGATCCAGTCGCAGTAGAAGCGCGTACTGCGATGGTAAATCCTTCGCCATCCCCACTGCCCGTTGAGGTCAAAGCAGTTGACGGGATCGGCCGTGCAGTATTCGTAGGCGTTGGCGTTGCCGCCGGCCACGGGATCGACGGAGAGGAAGCGTCCTGTGGCGGGGTTGTACAGGCGGACGCCCATGAGGGTGAGACCGGTGAGAGTCTCGGAGGAGCGAGCCTTGGCCCCGAGCCAGCCGTAGCGGGTGGGCTGCTGTCCGGCGCGGGGGTTGCCGTACTCGTCGCTGTCCAGGACGGTCGGGGCGACGGCGGTGTCCAAGGGGAGTTGCAAGGTGATGTCGCCGTGGAGGTTGGCGAGTTGCAGGACGGTGGCGCCGGTCTTGGTGCTGGTGGCGGCGAGGTCTCCTGCGGGGCCATCGATGTTGCGGGTGAGGTTGCCGCTGGTGTCTTCGGTGATCCAGCGGGGGCTGTCGCTGTCGGAGTCGTAGTGGTTGGTCCTGGCGGCTGTCTGGGTCCAGGTGCCGGAGGCGTTGGTTTCGGTGGTCCAGCCGCGGAAGCGGAGGTCGGAGTCGAGGGTCCAGGTCTGACGCTGGGTGCCGGCGGTCTGCTGCTGGACGAGGTCGCTGTTGTAGTAGGCGAGGGTGGTGCCTGGGAGGGCGGTGGTACGGCCGAGATTGTCGTAGGAGTAGCCGGTGTCGACGATTCGGTCGGCGCTGTCGTAGGTGGAGCTGGTGGTGGTGGCGCCGGTGGTGGTGCAGTCCAGGCCGGTGTCGGCGGCGACGGTGGCGAGGGTCTTGCGGTTGCTGTTCTTGTCGAAGGTGTAGGTGCGGGTGGTGCAGACGGCGTCGGCGCCGGTGTCCTGGACCTGGGTGAGGCGGCCGGTTTTGTCGTAGGTGTAGGCCTGGGAGGCGGTGACGCCGGGGGTGCCGCCGTGGGCGACGATCTGGCTGTGGGTGTTCTCGCTGACGGTGTCGGCCGCGAGGACGGTGCCGTCGCTGGTGCGGGTGTAGCTGCGGGCGGTGGGCGAGCCGGTGGTGTCCTGCTCGTCGCTCTGGGTGTAACCGCCGGGCAGGGTCTGGGTGGCCACGTCGCCGTCAGCGTCGTAGCGGGCGGTGAAGGTACCGGCGACCGAGTCGGTGACCGAAGTGGTCAGGCCGCGCGGGTCGATGGCGGTGTCGTAGGTGTAGGTGGTCGTTGAGGGAACCGTGTCGGTGGTCTTCGACGGGCGGTCGAGGGCGTCGTACTCGGTGGTGGTGGTGGCCGCGTCGGCGTCGGTGTACGTCATCTGTCGACCGAGCTGGTCGAAGGTCTTGCTGATGGTGCCGCCTGCGGTGGAGGTCTGCGTGATCGCGAGACCGGTCGCCGCGTCGTAGCCGGTGGTGGTGGCCGGTACGGCCGAGCCGAGTCCGCCGGTGATGGTGACGGTGGTGGGACGGCCGGCGCTGTCGTAGCCGTTGGCGGTGGTGCGGGTGGTGCCGTTGGCGGTCTCGGTCAGCTTGGCGACCTGTCCGTCGACGGTGTACTCGGTCGTCTTGGTCGGCAGCTGGGCGGGGTTGGTGCCGCCGCCGGTGATCACGCCCACGGGTGCGGTCTGGCAGACCAGGTCCGCCCATTCCGGGCGGCCGTTGCAGGTGCCCGTTCCGGTGGCGGAATAGTAGGTGGTCTGCGTCGCACCCGCGTCGGTGCCGGTGGAGGCGGGAAGCTGTGTCTTGGTGACGCGGCCCTGGTCGTCGTAGGTGGTGGTCGTGGTCAGTGCCAGTCCGCCGGGGTCCTGGGTGCTGGTGGTGGCCACGCCCTTGGCCCAGTCGAAGCCGGTCGCCACCACACGCGGGTCGGCGGTCAGCGTCGGCCAGGCTCGCAGCTGGGCGCCGGTGGTCTGCTTGGTGATCTGGTCCTTGACCGAGGCGGTGCCGTCGGTGGGGCGGCCGCTGTCGTACTCCTTGAGGGTCTGGGTGCGGGCGATGACCTTGCTGCCGGCCTGGGCGACGGTGGTGGCGCCGCTGAGCAGCTTGGCGCCGAGCACGGTCTGGTGGACCGGGCCGTCCTCTTCCACTTCGCGGGTGCCGGTGTCGTTGTAGACGCTGGTGGTGGACAGCAGCTGGGCCCGTTCGGCGGAGACGAGGCTGCTGATGCCCAGCCCGGTCAGTTCCGTCTTCTGGTTCGCAGTGGTGCCCAGGGCCAGTTCGCGGTTGCCCGCGGTCAGTGAACGGATCGTGTTGCCGAACTGGTCGTACTCGGTGACCGTGATGTGGTGGCCGGGGGTGGCCTCGTTGACCTCGCGGCCGGAGGCGTCCAGGTAGTGGATGCCGGCCCGGGTGTAGGAGCCGGCGGTCAGGGCGCTGCCGTCGTTGCCTGCCGGTACCTGGTCCGCGGGGAAGACTGCTGTGGCGTCACTGGGAGAATCGGTCTGTGCCCAAGAGGCGAGGGCCGAGGCGCCGAGGTCTTCCGGTGCGGACGCTCCGGTCAGCGGGACGCCGTAGACGATGCTGGTGACGGCGGTGCCGTTGGTCTGGCTGGCACTGCCCGGGGTGAGCGTCGAGCGGGAAGCCTTGAGCAGCATCCCGTCACCGGCGGCCGGGTTGGATCCCGCCTGCCCGTAGGCGAAGGTCCACGGCAGTTGTCCGGCCGGGGTCAGCGTAGTGACACGGCCAGAGCTGTCGTAGGTGTAAGCGGTCTTCAGCGCGGGGCTGATGCGGGGGTCCCACTGCTCGCGCAGCCGTCCGCTGTCGTCATAGGCGTAGGAGGCGATGGTCTGCACGGTGGACAGCGAGGCCCCGGGCACGGTCGACCACAGCTTGATCGCCGAGACCTGGTCCTTGAAGTCGCCCAGCGCGGAGCCGGAAGCGGTGGTTGCGGTGGCGTAGACGAATTGCAGCACCCGGCAGCCCTTGACCGACGGGTCGGCCGCGCACGCCGACGCCGTGACGGCCGAGGTCGGGGCGATGAGCAGTTTGGGGCGGGAGGTCTTGTTCTCGCCCAGGGTGACCGCTTCGCTGACGGTGGTGGTCGTGGTGTTGGCCAGGCCGTCCAGGTAGGAGGTGGCAGCGTTCCACAGCGTGGTGCTGGCGCCCGCCGGAGTGAACGTCGTTACCTCACCCTCGGTGTTCTTCAGGGTGAAGGTTGTGCTGAAGTCGCCGGTGAGGGTGTAGTCCTCGGCACCGACCTCGGGTATCCAGCCGGTCTTCGCTGCGTTCTGGGTGAAGTTCAGGTTCGTGTCGTCGCCCGACGCGCCGATGCTCACCGACGTCGCCGACGTCTTTTGCAGCACCGTCCACGGGGTGGAGGTCTGGTCGCCGGAGGCGCCGTAGAGCCATTCCTTTCCGAAGATCGGTGCCTGCCGGCCGGTGCCGGCCCCGGCCTGCGGCGAGCGGGAGGAGGCGGTTCGGTCGACGGACAGGGCGAAGGCGGAGGCGTCGTTGTCGGAGAGGGTGTAGTCGCCGGTCAGCAGGTTCAGCGAACCCGGTCCGACGTCCTCGCTCGCGGCTCCGTCGGCGGTGCGGTCGATGGTGGCGTTGACCGGGTCCGACGAGGCGGAGGCGCTGGAGGGGCCGGTGAAGTCGGCCCGGATCTGCACCGCTCCGTCCGGGTTGACGGTGGAGGTGGCGTTCCACGTCAGCTTCGGGGTCTTGCCGCTGGTCAGGGCCACCGGCCAGGCCGACAGCGGCTGGCCCGCGACCGTCACGTCACCCGCGGGGATGGTGGTCCAGGTGTCGGCCTCGCCGCGGCGCCAGGAGAAGGTGGCCTTGTCGTACTTCGAGCCGTCCGCCTCGGCGTTCAGCGGAAGCCGGGCAGCGCTGCGGGTGCCTTCGTCGGGGCTGGTCACACCGCCGGGGCCGACGTGGAAGGTGTAGGACAGGGCCTCGGACTTGTTGTCGGCCTTGTCGGTCGCCCGCACCTGGAGCGTGTTGGTGCCGGCCTTGGTGGGCTTGACGGTGATGCCGATCGGGGTGGTGCCGGAGGTGGGCACCTTCGTCCAGGTCGTTCCGTCCAGTGACCACTCGATGCCGTTCTGGTCGCCCGACGGGGGCGTCACCGTGAACACGCCCGCTTGGCCGACACCCTTGACCCACGAGGCCGAGGGATAGTCGGTGGAGGTCACCGCGGTCGGTGCGGACGGGGCGGAGGTGTCGACGGTGAACGTCGCGTACGCCGACCAGTCGTTGTTGTAGTGCAGCCCGTCGTAGGGGTTGGTGCGGAACTTGTAGGTCTTGCCGTTGGCGAGCAGACCCGAGGGCACCGTCACCGACGCGGGCTGCCCAGAGGGCACGAACGACGACACCAGATAGTTGCCGACCTGCGCGTTGGTGGTGGCGTCGTCGATCTCGAAGGTGCCGTCGACCTTGTCGTTGTTGGCGTCGACGAAGGTGTCACTCAGCGTCGGCGTCGTGGTATTGACGTACCAGGCACCGGAGGCGTCCTGGAAGAACGGCGGCCCGGCCTGCTGGTCGGTGCCGGTCTTGGGCCGGTAGTTGTAGGTCACCGTCAGCTTCGGCGGATTCGACGCGGCGTTCGCCGAGTTGAACCGCTTCCACTGCGCGGTCGTCGTCTCACTCGGTGCACGCAGGCCCATGCCGGAGGTGGCGTTCTTCGCCGATGCCCACGTCTGCACCAGATTGGTGACATCCGCGTTCACCCAGCCGTCCGGCGCCGAGGTGCAGCCCGGGTTGCCCTTGGTCTCCGTCGACGTCGCCGAGGCGGTGGTCGGCCAGGTCGGCTGGGAGGTCCAGCGCGAGGCTGTGGAAGCCGTGGCAGTGCTGTAGACACCCCACGGGTAGGCCGCACAGTCGGTGTTGCCCGAGTGGAAGTTCCACAGGCTCAGCTTCGCGCTGGAGACCAGCGCGTCCGAGATCGGCTTGGTGTTCCAGGTGATGAAAGAACGGGCCGTGCGCGGCGTGCCGTCGCTGTTGGTCGTACCCGGGTTGCCCATGTCCAGTTCGACGTCGGTGGACCAGTCGACCGTCTCGCCCTGCTGGACGTAGGTGTCGAAGACGTTGGACAGCGCCGAGGTCGAGGGGTCGACCGTGACCGGGTACTGCGTGTTGGGGTCGGAGAGGAACTTCGCGTCAGGGGTGAAGACGAGATTGATCGTCCCCTTGCCGCGGACGACCTTCACCTTCACCGGCGCCTGGTGCGTGTGCTCGCCGGACACCTTGTCCACCCGCGCGTCCCACATCACCGGGGCGGGCATGGTCGCCCGCTTCATGCCCTTCTTGTCCGTGAAGAGCAGGCTCCCGTCCTTCAGCTGGCGCACCTTCAGGCCCTTGGCCTTCAGCGGCAGCGTGTAGGAGTAGCCGTTTCCCGGATGGTCTTTGAGCACGACATACTGCTCGAAGCCAGTACGTGTCGCCTCGACGACCACATCCGCGCCGGAGGCGGCACCCGCGTAGGTCGCACGGTTGCCCTTCAACTTCGGCTTGGGCAGATCACCCTTCCACCGCAAGGCAATCTGCTGGTCGCCCTCGCCCAGCGTCACCAGATCATGTACCGCCGACGCGGACCGCTTCACGGCGGCCGACGCGGCCTGGCCACCGCCCAGACGCAGGCCCCGCGGGTGGGCCTTGGGCTCCACCCGCCCCCCGACCGCCCGCAGATCCAGATCGACCGAGCGCCACTTGCCCGCATCCTTGAACCGCACCGGCCCGGCTGCCAACTCCGTCGTCAGCGAGCCATTGGGATTCACCCACGTTGTGGAGGTCTCCGTCCGCTCCGACAAGGCCTCGACCTTATTGCCGGACAACCGGGCCAGCACGCGCGCCGACGCCAGATCCGCGGCCGACGACGGGTAACGTTTCGCAGCCTTGCTCGCGACCTCCGGTCGTGCCTCGCCCACACTCCAGGCATTCTCCGCGCCCGAAAGCACGGTCACCGCCATGGTGAGCGCCAGTGAACCGGCTATGCCCCGGCTCCGTGCAAACCCGGACAAGCCGGGTCTGTGCCTGGCCCACGCTCTCTTGCCCATTCAAGCTCCTACATCCACGGAAACCCCATAGATCAACAGGGCAGCCGCAAAACTAGCCGAGCCTAAAAGGGGTGAAAATGCCCACCGTGACACCAAGATCACTTTGCCTAAAACTTTACGGGTAAAGTATCTCTAAAATGAAATACGAAAAGGTGGCAAAGCGTCGCCGATGCATTCGATCAAGCCACGTGTGGGATGAATCCGGCCATCGATACCTGTGAGGTTGGTTGTGAGGCAGGTCTGTATTCCTTTTTGCGTTGACGCTTTACTGGTTCGGCTGGGGATGGGCGTTGTGGGGCCGGTAGGGGATTCTTTATCCCCTCTTGGTCCGGGCTGTATATCCTGTGTTCATTTCGGTGTGCAATGACTCTCCATGTTTCCCGTTACTCTGATGGCCGATAACCGCGGCACACACCGGTTGAGGAGATCTCCCGGCGTGCGATGCCGTCAGGCGTGGAGGGGCGTCCGGACGATATGAGTAGACGAAGAGTGTGGGTTGTTGTCGCCGTCATGACAGCGGGGGTGAGCGGCGTCGCTGTCTTGCAGGGCCTCTCAGGAGGGTCCGGGAGGGACGACGTCGGCGAGGACAAGCCCGTCACGGGGCCGGTGCGGGCTCAGGTGCGCTCTGTTGCCCTGCCGGTCGACGGCGACCGCGCCGAGATATCCCGGCGCGACACGCGGCCGTTCAGTCTGGTGGGCCTGTCCTGGACGAAGCCGACGGCCGATCTGCCGGGTTCCGTCGAGGTCCGCGCCCGCAGCACCGGCAGCGGTGACTGGGGATCGTGGAAGTCGCTGGACGTCGGCGGTCACGGTGCCGCCGCCGAGGAGAGCCGACGTGGCGCCACCGAACCGGCCTGGGTGGGCTCGTCGGACGGCGTACAGGTGCGCGTCGACGGACGGGGCTCGGTACTTCCGGCAGGGCTTCGGCTGGAGATGGTCGATCCGGGTAAGGGCACCGCTGCCGTCAGCCCCGACCCCGTGGCGTACGCCGTCGACGCGGAGCCCAGTGACGAGGTCACCGCGACCGCGTCCGACGAGGTGAGCACGCCACCGGAGCAAGACGAATCCACGTCCCCGACGCCGGTGGACGATTCCGCGTCGCCTTCGCCCGGCGAGAGTGTGTCGAGCAGCGCCCCGGCTGCAACGGACACGCCCAGCGCATCGGTCAGCGCTTCACCGACCGCGACAGTGCCGCCGGCACCGGCGTCCACGGCCCCGCGGCCCGTCATCGTGACCCGGGCCCAGTGGGGAGCCGATGAGTCGCTGAACGACGAAGCGCCCGGCTACGGCACGGAGGTCAAGGTTGTTTTCGTCCACCACACC
Proteins encoded:
- a CDS encoding 3-hydroxyacyl-CoA dehydrogenase NAD-binding domain-containing protein; translated protein: MSTEPTTIRWEQDETGVVTLVLDDPNQSANTMNAAFRASLAAVTDRLEAEKDSIRGVIFASAKKTFFAGGDLRDLIRVTPETAQDLFDGGLAIKRNLRRIETLGKPVVAAINGAALGGGFELALACHHRVALDTSGTRIGCPEVTLGLLPGGGGVVRTVRLLGIADALLKVLLQGTQYNATRARDNGLVHEVAATPEELLAKARAFIDANPESQQPWDKPGYRIPGGTPSNPKFAANLPAFPASLRKQTGGAPYPAPRNILAAAVEGSQVDFETAQVIEARYFVELAAGQTSKNMIQAFFFDLQAVNSGANRPQGIEPRPVRRAAVLGAGMMGAGIAYSCALAGIEVVLKDVTAEAAAKGKAYSEKLCAKAVSRGRTTQEKADALLARITPTADPNDLAGCDAVIEAVFEDTALKHKVFQEIQNIVEPDALLCSNTSTLPITALAEGVERQEDFIGLHFFSPVDKMPLVEIIKGERTGDETLARAFDLVRQIRKTPIVVNDSRGFFTSRVIGHFINEGVAMVGEGVEPASVEQAAAQAGYPAKVLSLMDELTLTLPRKIRKESKQAVEEAGGTWETHPAEAVIDRMVDEFGRPGRSGGAGFYEYGEDGKRGLLWPGLREHFTKAGHEIPFEDMKERMLFSEALDTVRLLEEGVLTSVADANIGSILGIGFPGWTGGVLQYVNGYEGGTGTGPAAFVARARELAERYGDRFLPPALLVEKAENGERFTDAT
- a CDS encoding MerR family transcriptional regulator, which encodes MTTDTGEPTLTVDELAARAGVTVRTVRFYSARGLLPPPVIGHRRVGHYSQEHLARLALIEELQHQGMTLAAIERRLTQLPPGLSAHDLAIHRAVVASWAPDAMEDVTREELERRAGRPLREADLERLAAMSVVEVTGDAVRLDPGLLKLGLELLDVPIADEAILAARAVLLEHARAAARELSDLLREAVGEQESVAAVKSLSAHMQPLVVQALLTAFQRSLKDELREWLKES
- a CDS encoding DNRLRE domain-containing protein; the encoded protein is MAVTVLSGAENAWSVGEARPEVASKAAKRYPSSAADLASARVLARLSGNKVEALSERTETSTTWVNPNGSLTTELAAGPVRFKDAGKWRSVDLDLRAVGGRVEPKAHPRGLRLGGGQAASAAVKRSASAVHDLVTLGEGDQQIALRWKGDLPKPKLKGNRATYAGAASGADVVVEATRTGFEQYVVLKDHPGNGYSYTLPLKAKGLKVRQLKDGSLLFTDKKGMKRATMPAPVMWDARVDKVSGEHTHQAPVKVKVVRGKGTINLVFTPDAKFLSDPNTQYPVTVDPSTSALSNVFDTYVQQGETVDWSTDVELDMGNPGTTNSDGTPRTARSFITWNTKPISDALVSSAKLSLWNFHSGNTDCAAYPWGVYSTATASTASRWTSQPTWPTTASATSTETKGNPGCTSAPDGWVNADVTNLVQTWASAKNATSGMGLRAPSETTTAQWKRFNSANAASNPPKLTVTYNYRPKTGTDQQAGPPFFQDASGAWYVNTTTPTLSDTFVDANNDKVDGTFEIDDATTNAQVGNYLVSSFVPSGQPASVTVPSGLLANGKTYKFRTNPYDGLHYNNDWSAYATFTVDTSAPSAPTAVTSTDYPSASWVKGVGQAGVFTVTPPSGDQNGIEWSLDGTTWTKVPTSGTTPIGITVKPTKAGTNTLQVRATDKADNKSEALSYTFHVGPGGVTSPDEGTRSAARLPLNAEADGSKYDKATFSWRRGEADTWTTIPAGDVTVAGQPLSAWPVALTSGKTPKLTWNATSTVNPDGAVQIRADFTGPSSASASSDPVNATIDRTADGAASEDVGPGSLNLLTGDYTLSDNDASAFALSVDRTASSRSPQAGAGTGRQAPIFGKEWLYGASGDQTSTPWTVLQKTSATSVSIGASGDDTNLNFTQNAAKTGWIPEVGAEDYTLTGDFSTTFTLKNTEGEVTTFTPAGASTTLWNAATSYLDGLANTTTTTVSEAVTLGENKTSRPKLLIAPTSAVTASACAADPSVKGCRVLQFVYATATTASGSALGDFKDQVSAIKLWSTVPGASLSTVQTIASYAYDDSGRLREQWDPRISPALKTAYTYDSSGRVTTLTPAGQLPWTFAYGQAGSNPAAGDGMLLKASRSTLTPGSASQTNGTAVTSIVYGVPLTGASAPEDLGASALASWAQTDSPSDATAVFPADQVPAGNDGSALTAGSYTRAGIHYLDASGREVNEATPGHHITVTEYDQFGNTIRSLTAGNRELALGTTANQKTELTGLGISSLVSAERAQLLSTTSVYNDTGTREVEEDGPVHQTVLGAKLLSGATTVAQAGSKVIARTQTLKEYDSGRPTDGTASVKDQITKQTTGAQLRAWPTLTADPRVVATGFDWAKGVATTSTQDPGGLALTTTTTYDDQGRVTKTQLPASTGTDAGATQTTYYSATGTGTCNGRPEWADLVCQTAPVGVITGGGTNPAQLPTKTTEYTVDGQVAKLTETANGTTRTTANGYDSAGRPTTVTITGGLGSAVPATTTGYDAATGLAITQTSTAGGTISKTFDQLGRQMTYTDADAATTTTEYDALDRPSKTTDTVPSTTTYTYDTAIDPRGLTTSVTDSVAGTFTARYDADGDVATQTLPGGYTQSDEQDTTGSPTARSYTRTSDGTVLAADTVSENTHSQIVAHGGTPGVTASQAYTYDKTGRLTQVQDTGADAVCTTRTYTFDKNSNRKTLATVAADTGLDCTTTGATTTSSTYDSADRIVDTGYSYDNLGRTTALPGTTLAYYNSDLVQQQTAGTQRQTWTLDSDLRFRGWTTETNASGTWTQTAARTNHYDSDSDSPRWITEDTSGNLTRNIDGPAGDLAATSTKTGATVLQLANLHGDITLQLPLDTAVAPTVLDSDEYGNPRAGQQPTRYGWLGAKARSSETLTGLTLMGVRLYNPATGRFLSVDPVAGGNANAYEYCTADPVNCFDLNGQWGWRRIYHRSTRFYCDWIDWCKSYSGAAAGAYFRKTKKNKTNSGGNYKTREEAERRARAAAKSGGRCRYRGVCGAGDHVHVDFYNKWGEIMHTKHYRWTTKNVIKGIIKGFKP